From the Oceanibaculum indicum P24 genome, the window CGCGGCGGGTTCGGTCAGGTGCTGGGGCTGGGCCGGAGCAGCGAGCCGGCGCTCGACCTGCTGGACGAGGCCAGTATTGAGAATGCCGCACAGCATGTTGCGGCCCTTCCCGGCGAACTGCGGTTGCTGTTCGATGCCAGCGGCTTCCTGCATGGGCATGGCTTCCAGCCGGAAAAAAGCTGGCGTGACCTCGACCCCGCGCATCTCGCCCATAATTTCACGGTGAACGCCATCGGCCCGGCGCTGCTGATGAAGCATTTCCTGCCGCTGCTGCCGCGCAAGGGCAAGGCGGTCTTCGCCACGCTCTCGGCCAAGGTCGGCAGTATTGGCGATAATAATCTCGGCGGCTGGTACGGCTATCGCGCCTCCAAGGCGGCACTGAACCAACTGGTCCATACCGCCGCCATCGAGCTGAAGCGCAGCCGCCCGCAGGCAATCTGCGTGGCGCTGCATCCGGGCACGGTGGATACGCAGCTATCGGCCCCCTTCTCCAAATCCGGCCTTGCCGTTCGGCCGCCGGAGGAGGCGGCCGCCGACCTGCTGGCGGTAATCGACGGGCTGATGCCGGAGCAAACCGGCGGCTTCTTCGATTATCGCGGCGATCCGCTTCCCTGGTAGCACCATGCCGCGCATGCGCAAGAAAGCCGACCTGCCCTCGAAGATTTGTCAGACCTGCGGCCGCCCCTTCGCCTGGCGCAAGAAATGGCGCACGGTCTGGGAGGAGGTGAAGACCTGCTCCGACCGCTGCAAGGGTGATCTCCGCCAGAAAGCCAGATCATGAGTAGCAGCCTGCGCATCGTGCTGGGCGACC encodes:
- a CDS encoding SDR family NAD(P)-dependent oxidoreductase; the encoded protein is MSEEFSENAVAVVIGAGGGIGAALLDNLRQRGGFGQVLGLGRSSEPALDLLDEASIENAAQHVAALPGELRLLFDASGFLHGHGFQPEKSWRDLDPAHLAHNFTVNAIGPALLMKHFLPLLPRKGKAVFATLSAKVGSIGDNNLGGWYGYRASKAALNQLVHTAAIELKRSRPQAICVALHPGTVDTQLSAPFSKSGLAVRPPEEAAADLLAVIDGLMPEQTGGFFDYRGDPLPW
- a CDS encoding DUF2256 domain-containing protein, with the translated sequence MRKKADLPSKICQTCGRPFAWRKKWRTVWEEVKTCSDRCKGDLRQKARS